A single window of Rubripirellula lacrimiformis DNA harbors:
- a CDS encoding leucine-rich repeat domain-containing protein, with product MDFGSLAPAPPTIGGWPVRYWVSYPPSSDTAAKVHRFSWAALAINLAAIAVVAGLLTIYVRRRNRGRVATPQRGIRISIADVLLATSLVAIGFALWQRLEGHAKQYQEKALTFSNMGAAYVAESWVPEIMADHIPQAVTARMRKFRFVRMEQPNSAQLQSIVDLDELQGLRIGGGDYDLKIFEQQVNNIHLVDLRLAGRPLDVRTFQAIAAIPRLTTLNLNRTNVTADVLQRLDPMMSLQRLSIMHTDVVADQLAAAMDGSFSGDPQPFARTLRELRLGHPMPGDSDQLKIIGWPHLASLTINELESQPNSNAMTIELAELPLLKTLALDSFQKYDLTLRDVPVLSNINEQTYQSIERLPRNASIPGALWFRRIQIDGAPQLQQLSFDARSIESFRYKDTPQLNKLGIAAYDRARQGSQPLKQLSSEATQAIIAGIGGGDGPALIDLDQVPLGDVDLSPLAENKGITELHMAGSGVTKDQWRKLAAMAQLTSFAVDSSDTDSADVKWILDSFPRLERLRLSPKTDTDSVMYFGMNAGMEIPSLSIIDRPHLKSLEIGDTMTAYLEEAKIIRLPSLAMDLRLGNVGHLELIDAPALRGFSLQGPLSANSTISGLRDLRFFGVGGPGVTDQTLAALESCQNIDQLTIAYPDVTADGLRSLRIRDTMTSLNLPGTPLDDSIVLTWPRLSVLTNLNLRDTKVTGKAIAHLCSNSALTRLVLDHSSVADTELDFLSSCLELKELSLRGVGISPQALDALLANNSLVSIDLEDATLTEAHFDAIIQSGRSLRWIGIGDNEIPEATLAQLMSRVPELSLNVEPTRYSTELAAKLISSGRIVDRDQWQMNQLQARWMQQAQAGRFFAASMMGGMSHAEELINIDAFAQLKEFAQQPAGRVSGNPAAILIPESPADPDRAVDDVLPDLRSDEPTEAPKSNLNPNETKS from the coding sequence GTGGATTTCGGATCCCTGGCTCCCGCACCGCCAACCATCGGCGGCTGGCCGGTTCGGTACTGGGTATCGTATCCGCCGAGCAGTGATACAGCCGCCAAGGTCCATCGTTTCTCCTGGGCGGCGCTCGCGATCAACCTTGCCGCGATCGCCGTGGTGGCCGGCCTGCTGACGATCTATGTTCGCCGACGAAATCGAGGTCGCGTTGCGACGCCCCAGCGCGGCATTCGGATCTCGATCGCCGATGTCTTGTTAGCGACCAGCTTGGTTGCCATCGGGTTCGCTCTTTGGCAACGGCTAGAAGGACATGCCAAACAATACCAAGAAAAGGCTCTCACATTTAGCAACATGGGAGCCGCCTATGTGGCCGAAAGCTGGGTCCCAGAGATCATGGCCGATCATATTCCCCAAGCCGTCACCGCGCGGATGCGGAAGTTCCGATTTGTTCGAATGGAACAACCCAATTCGGCGCAGTTGCAATCAATCGTTGACCTGGACGAACTGCAGGGGCTGCGAATTGGCGGTGGCGATTACGATCTAAAAATCTTCGAACAGCAAGTCAACAACATCCATCTTGTCGACTTGCGACTAGCCGGACGACCATTGGATGTTCGCACGTTCCAAGCGATCGCTGCGATCCCCAGGCTAACCACATTAAACCTGAACCGAACCAACGTTACCGCCGATGTGTTGCAGCGTTTGGATCCGATGATGTCGCTGCAACGGCTTAGCATCATGCACACCGACGTGGTCGCAGACCAGTTGGCTGCAGCGATGGACGGATCGTTTTCTGGCGATCCCCAACCGTTCGCTCGGACGCTTCGCGAATTGCGTTTGGGGCATCCGATGCCAGGCGATTCGGATCAATTGAAAATCATTGGCTGGCCCCATTTGGCGTCGTTGACCATCAACGAATTGGAATCGCAACCCAATTCAAACGCCATGACGATTGAACTGGCCGAGCTGCCGTTATTGAAAACATTGGCTCTCGATTCGTTTCAGAAGTACGACCTAACGCTTCGTGATGTCCCTGTATTGTCCAACATCAACGAACAAACCTATCAGTCGATTGAACGTCTTCCCCGCAACGCATCCATCCCCGGCGCATTATGGTTTCGTCGCATTCAAATCGATGGGGCACCACAGTTGCAACAATTGTCATTTGACGCGCGAAGCATCGAAAGTTTCCGTTACAAGGACACTCCCCAACTGAACAAGCTTGGCATCGCCGCCTACGACCGAGCCCGGCAAGGATCGCAACCGCTGAAACAATTGTCATCGGAAGCAACGCAGGCGATCATCGCCGGAATTGGCGGTGGTGATGGGCCTGCGTTGATCGACCTGGACCAGGTTCCGCTAGGCGATGTCGACCTATCGCCGCTGGCCGAGAATAAGGGCATCACCGAATTGCACATGGCGGGATCGGGCGTCACCAAAGACCAGTGGCGAAAATTGGCGGCGATGGCGCAATTGACCAGCTTCGCAGTGGATTCAAGCGACACCGATTCGGCCGATGTGAAATGGATTCTGGATTCGTTCCCGCGACTGGAACGACTGCGATTGTCGCCGAAAACGGACACCGACAGCGTCATGTACTTTGGAATGAATGCCGGAATGGAAATTCCGTCGCTGTCCATCATCGATCGCCCCCATCTGAAATCATTAGAGATTGGCGACACGATGACAGCCTATTTGGAAGAGGCAAAAATCATTCGATTACCTTCGTTGGCGATGGACCTTCGGCTGGGGAATGTCGGTCACCTTGAATTGATTGACGCCCCCGCCCTCCGAGGATTCTCTTTGCAGGGACCACTGTCTGCCAACAGCACCATCAGCGGCCTGCGTGACCTGCGATTCTTTGGCGTCGGCGGTCCCGGAGTCACCGATCAAACGCTGGCTGCCCTGGAAAGTTGCCAAAACATCGACCAGCTAACCATCGCTTACCCCGACGTAACGGCCGACGGTCTGCGTTCGCTGCGGATCCGCGACACGATGACGTCGTTGAACTTACCCGGCACGCCGCTGGACGATTCGATCGTGCTGACATGGCCGAGGCTTTCGGTCCTGACGAACCTGAACCTGCGGGACACGAAGGTGACGGGCAAAGCGATCGCGCATCTGTGTTCCAATTCGGCACTGACGCGATTGGTGCTGGATCACTCGTCGGTTGCCGACACCGAATTGGACTTCCTATCCAGTTGCCTAGAACTGAAAGAACTGTCGCTGCGTGGTGTCGGGATCAGCCCACAAGCGCTGGATGCATTGCTGGCGAACAACTCTCTGGTATCGATCGATTTGGAAGACGCCACGCTGACCGAGGCACACTTCGACGCGATCATCCAATCAGGACGATCCTTGCGATGGATTGGAATCGGCGACAACGAGATACCGGAGGCGACCTTGGCACAACTGATGTCCCGTGTGCCGGAGTTAAGTCTGAATGTCGAACCGACACGATATTCCACGGAACTCGCTGCCAAACTGATTTCTTCGGGACGAATCGTCGACCGTGATCAGTGGCAGATGAACCAACTGCAAGCTCGTTGGATGCAGCAAGCGCAAGCAGGCAGATTTTTCGCAGCCTCGATGATGGGCGGAATGTCGCATGCCGAAGAATTGATCAACATTGACGCCTTTGCCCAGTTGAAAGAATTCGCCCAACAACCGGCCGGTCGGGTCAGTGGCAATCCGGCGGCAATCTTGATCCCAGAGAGTCCCGCCGATCCGGATCGCGCCGTAGACGACGTGCTGCCAGACCTTCGATCCGACGAACCAACCGAAGCCCCCAAATCGAACCTGAACCCGAACGAGACAAAATCATGA
- a CDS encoding amino acid adenylation domain-containing protein: MISSSIQPSEDLVAFPRLWSRQVARTPDRIAIVSEDGQWTYRQLDAMSLRIASQLHAAGVRAGRCVGLCVDRSPEAIASMLGIMQLGAIFVPLDPEYPVDRLAYMVADANIHTIVGHPHHRDSMGDAMLDDQRGPCRWIDCDPSLFGSTGTDAPMNPSGDPVRFDLPEIAPTDLVYIMYTSGSTGRPKGVEIDHRALATYCFADIDCYQVVESDRTLQFSTLNFDIAIEEIFPPLLTGGAVVIRPRGRASDSNELSSLIDRFDVTAIHLATAYWHQWVDLMVAAKQRVPSTLRLMIVTGEKVSVSHYRKWQSICDQDVLWCNAYGPTEATVSATVFIPDDGFDAANMPIGKPLKRYDAFVLDADLNVLGENETGQLFLGGPALARGYHNRPDLTEAAFIETEIDGVQHRLYRTGDIARWLPDGNIDFGGRIDHQIKLGSYRIEPAEIEAVINDHPQVLESLVSYDEVDGKKFLVAYLAIGSETVTANPIASYLRLKLPPYMVPSRYVFVDAFPKTINGKIDRRRLPAPDQGQVPRQDSYVAPETDLQKYLADLWQDVLNLPEIGIHDDFFLLGGSSLLVTQIVARLTTDMAIELPVRDFFASPTIASAARHLEGMLDNECSNDNDELVAARSKLPLVDADYFTSDGDRLFSVRYAPKSCRASKSIILCHSIGHEYARGHRNLQQLAIQLCKIGYEVLRFDFASTGNSEGDCERLDLATMQQNLVDAKRFMQMRSGTESVSVVGLRLGASIAALMPTGTFDSAVLWDPVIRGDQFLASLDQFHQHALESLTRFNQIRSAGPIPQRYGQTMTDHNRSSLESLRLDQSDCGQTDLGSIKRGQPDTLVVLTDGWDSTPAALHWQQRQPNVVQTQDVAAWNDHRFTESAFSSPESFRAILHYFGNRD, translated from the coding sequence ATGATTTCGTCGTCGATCCAACCGTCCGAAGACTTGGTCGCGTTTCCTCGGTTATGGTCGCGTCAGGTCGCCAGAACTCCGGACCGCATCGCGATCGTTTCCGAAGATGGCCAGTGGACGTACCGGCAACTCGATGCGATGTCGCTGCGGATCGCATCGCAGTTGCACGCCGCCGGCGTCCGCGCGGGCCGGTGTGTCGGGTTATGCGTCGATCGGTCGCCCGAGGCCATCGCGTCCATGCTGGGGATCATGCAACTAGGTGCCATCTTCGTGCCACTGGATCCCGAGTATCCGGTTGACCGACTTGCCTACATGGTTGCCGACGCCAACATCCACACGATTGTCGGCCATCCCCATCATCGCGATTCGATGGGCGACGCGATGTTGGACGATCAACGCGGGCCATGTCGCTGGATCGATTGTGATCCGAGTCTGTTCGGTTCAACGGGCACCGATGCGCCGATGAATCCCTCGGGCGATCCGGTCCGTTTCGACCTGCCCGAAATCGCGCCGACGGATCTGGTTTACATCATGTACACATCGGGGTCGACCGGACGCCCCAAGGGAGTTGAAATCGACCATCGGGCGTTGGCGACTTATTGTTTTGCCGATATCGATTGTTACCAGGTGGTCGAAAGCGACCGGACCTTACAGTTTTCGACACTGAACTTTGACATCGCGATTGAAGAGATCTTTCCGCCGCTGTTGACCGGCGGCGCCGTCGTCATCCGGCCGCGAGGGCGGGCAAGCGATTCGAACGAATTGTCCAGCCTGATCGACCGCTTTGATGTGACCGCCATCCATCTGGCCACCGCCTACTGGCACCAATGGGTCGATCTGATGGTCGCTGCCAAACAACGGGTACCAAGCACACTGCGATTGATGATCGTGACGGGCGAAAAAGTATCGGTATCGCACTACCGAAAATGGCAATCCATCTGTGACCAGGACGTGCTGTGGTGCAACGCGTATGGACCTACCGAAGCAACCGTCAGCGCGACCGTGTTCATTCCCGACGATGGTTTCGATGCCGCCAACATGCCGATTGGCAAACCGCTGAAACGTTATGACGCATTCGTGTTGGACGCAGACCTGAACGTTCTTGGCGAAAACGAAACAGGTCAATTGTTCCTGGGCGGTCCGGCACTGGCGCGAGGCTATCACAATCGCCCCGACCTGACCGAGGCCGCGTTCATTGAAACCGAAATCGATGGCGTCCAACATCGTCTGTATCGAACCGGCGACATCGCTCGTTGGTTGCCTGACGGGAACATTGACTTCGGCGGCCGCATCGATCACCAAATCAAGCTGGGTTCCTATCGAATCGAACCGGCCGAAATCGAGGCCGTCATCAATGACCATCCCCAGGTGCTTGAATCGCTAGTCAGTTACGACGAAGTCGATGGAAAGAAGTTTCTAGTGGCCTACTTGGCTATCGGCAGCGAAACGGTCACCGCAAATCCGATCGCCAGCTATCTGAGATTGAAACTGCCACCATACATGGTGCCCTCTCGATACGTTTTTGTGGACGCGTTCCCCAAAACGATCAACGGAAAGATCGACCGCCGCCGACTGCCTGCGCCGGACCAGGGGCAAGTGCCACGCCAGGATTCCTATGTCGCCCCGGAAACCGACCTGCAGAAATATCTAGCGGATCTGTGGCAGGACGTTTTGAACCTGCCTGAAATTGGCATCCACGACGACTTTTTCTTGTTGGGTGGCAGCTCGCTGTTGGTGACCCAGATCGTGGCACGCTTGACGACGGACATGGCGATCGAGTTGCCGGTCCGCGATTTCTTTGCGAGCCCAACGATCGCCAGCGCAGCCAGGCATCTGGAAGGCATGCTGGACAACGAGTGCAGCAATGACAACGACGAACTGGTCGCGGCAAGGTCGAAACTGCCGCTGGTCGACGCGGACTATTTCACCAGCGATGGTGACCGACTATTCAGCGTTCGGTATGCCCCCAAGTCTTGTCGCGCCAGCAAATCCATCATCCTGTGCCATTCGATCGGCCATGAATACGCACGCGGACATCGCAATCTGCAACAACTGGCGATCCAGCTTTGCAAAATCGGTTACGAAGTATTGCGATTCGATTTCGCATCGACCGGAAACTCCGAGGGCGACTGTGAACGGCTGGACCTTGCGACGATGCAACAGAACTTGGTCGACGCCAAACGGTTCATGCAGATGCGTAGCGGGACCGAAAGTGTTTCCGTCGTGGGACTGCGGTTGGGTGCTTCGATCGCAGCCTTGATGCCGACGGGAACGTTCGACTCCGCCGTGCTTTGGGATCCCGTCATTCGCGGCGATCAGTTCCTGGCATCGCTGGACCAATTCCACCAGCATGCTCTCGAATCGCTGACTCGGTTCAATCAAATCCGATCCGCCGGCCCCATTCCGCAGCGGTATGGGCAAACGATGACCGACCACAATCGCAGCAGCCTGGAATCGTTACGTTTGGATCAATCCGATTGCGGACAGACGGACCTAGGATCGATCAAGCGAGGCCAGCCGGACACGCTGGTCGTGCTGACCGACGGTTGGGATTCGACACCGGCCGCATTGCATTGGCAGCAACGACAGCCCAACGTCGTGCAAACTCAAGACGTCGCTGCCTGGAACGATCATCGATTTACCGAAAGCGCGTTCTCGTCGCCGGAAAGTTTCCGTGCGATCCTCCACTACTTTGGCAATCGAGACTAA
- a CDS encoding protein phosphatase 2C domain-containing protein, whose protein sequence is MRITASGDSHVGRVRTGNEDSFLIDESIGLYMVCDGMGGHASGEVASERAIAFASQYIQERKSILATAGKSPGGYFQVVEMLEQAIQFANDQLYRLGMVLAGHQGMGTTLTLVLVLDAKAIMGHVGDSRLYVIRDDRVHQLSTDHTLANEMISQGQLSPDAPELDRYSHVLTRAIGTRGTVEVETLLFDLFPDDVCVLCSDGLSNYLPAAARLGELVDRQWLQSAPSALIEYAMNAGGSDNITAITLLARPGDDPTGGPEDLRRRLKLLKDSFLCKGLSESRAMRLLNHSDLVCASAGQRLAVKNGPDAGVYFIHKGRIALETPDGREVELVSPSYFGETMLLRGGNPLSSAIISEDAELQFISRRRFDALSRRFPKLGRQLYKNLATEICRRYCDQLSLSSTALEDTLLEDEHDLSASVMMFDEEE, encoded by the coding sequence ATGCGAATCACAGCATCCGGCGATAGCCATGTCGGCCGAGTCCGTACGGGAAACGAAGATTCGTTTCTGATCGACGAATCGATCGGGTTGTATATGGTCTGCGATGGCATGGGCGGGCACGCGTCGGGCGAAGTTGCGTCCGAGCGTGCCATCGCGTTTGCCAGCCAGTACATCCAAGAACGGAAGTCCATTTTGGCGACCGCCGGAAAGTCACCCGGTGGATATTTCCAGGTCGTCGAAATGTTGGAACAGGCAATTCAATTTGCCAACGACCAACTGTATCGATTGGGAATGGTCCTCGCTGGCCATCAAGGCATGGGAACCACGCTGACGTTGGTGCTAGTGTTGGACGCCAAAGCGATCATGGGGCACGTCGGTGATTCGCGGTTGTACGTCATTCGTGATGATCGGGTGCATCAATTGAGTACCGATCATACGTTGGCCAACGAAATGATCAGCCAGGGGCAACTGTCGCCGGACGCCCCGGAACTGGACCGCTACAGCCACGTGCTGACGCGTGCCATCGGGACTCGAGGCACTGTCGAGGTGGAAACGCTGCTGTTCGATTTGTTCCCCGATGACGTCTGTGTTCTATGTTCCGATGGGTTAAGCAACTACCTGCCCGCTGCGGCAAGACTGGGCGAATTGGTCGATCGGCAATGGTTGCAGTCGGCACCATCGGCCTTGATCGAGTATGCGATGAATGCCGGTGGTTCCGACAACATCACCGCCATCACCTTGCTGGCCCGCCCGGGCGATGATCCGACCGGGGGACCAGAGGATCTGCGGCGACGACTGAAATTGTTGAAGGATTCGTTCCTATGCAAAGGTTTGTCGGAAAGCCGAGCCATGCGATTGCTGAACCATTCGGATTTGGTCTGCGCGTCGGCCGGCCAGCGATTGGCGGTGAAGAACGGGCCCGATGCCGGTGTCTATTTCATCCACAAAGGACGGATTGCACTGGAGACGCCCGACGGACGAGAAGTCGAATTGGTCAGCCCATCCTATTTTGGCGAAACGATGTTGCTGCGAGGCGGCAATCCACTTTCGTCAGCAATCATCTCGGAGGATGCAGAACTGCAGTTCATTTCGCGGCGTCGCTTTGATGCGCTCTCGCGACGGTTTCCCAAGCTGGGCCGACAGCTCTACAAAAATCTGGCAACCGAGATCTGTCGCCGATATTGTGATCAGTTGTCGCTCTCTAGCACCGCGCTGGAAGACACGTTGTTGGAAGACGAGCATGACTTGTCGGCCAGCGTGATGATGTTCGACGAAGAGGAATGA
- a CDS encoding serine aminopeptidase domain-containing protein, with amino-acid sequence MDHAIVFGSYDHLLGVWNDAETTAADSTLNTASDRPGLDDDVAVVMVTAGMLHHVGPFGLHCDLAAELSRSGIPSLRLDLSGIGESLGIGVGGRSIDRAADEIRQAIDWISQQRTGRPIRRIVMFGLCSGADDSIHAALSDDRIIGVVAMDGCGYPAGAFTWHRMIGHYLPRLRQPRKWKQWLMSRLQNDQAAPSSLQPGSDMREFPSRCQAAQQILSLAQRSVQVHFVYTGGVDDYYNHAGQFAAMFPELKNSQGITSHYFPQMDHVALLAQDRSELIHHVSDNVRSMCRLSAVPRLESESDVEQRKDLATA; translated from the coding sequence ATGGACCATGCCATTGTATTCGGATCCTACGACCACCTGCTGGGTGTTTGGAACGACGCCGAAACCACTGCCGCCGATTCAACTTTGAACACCGCATCCGATCGACCGGGGCTAGACGATGACGTGGCCGTCGTGATGGTGACCGCGGGCATGCTACATCACGTCGGTCCGTTCGGATTGCACTGTGATTTGGCTGCTGAATTGTCGCGATCGGGAATCCCGTCTCTACGATTAGACCTTTCGGGAATCGGCGAAAGTTTGGGCATTGGTGTGGGTGGACGATCCATCGACAGGGCGGCTGACGAGATTCGTCAGGCGATCGACTGGATCAGTCAACAGCGCACCGGTCGGCCGATTCGCCGCATCGTGATGTTTGGACTCTGCAGCGGAGCGGACGATTCGATTCACGCTGCACTTTCAGATGATCGGATCATTGGCGTGGTGGCAATGGACGGATGCGGATACCCGGCGGGGGCCTTCACTTGGCATCGTATGATCGGCCATTATCTGCCCCGACTTCGGCAACCACGCAAGTGGAAACAATGGTTGATGTCCCGACTGCAAAACGATCAAGCGGCGCCCAGTTCGCTACAGCCTGGGTCAGACATGCGTGAATTCCCATCACGCTGCCAAGCCGCCCAGCAAATCCTGTCACTAGCCCAACGGTCGGTTCAGGTGCATTTCGTTTACACCGGCGGGGTCGACGACTATTACAACCATGCTGGCCAGTTCGCCGCAATGTTCCCCGAGTTAAAAAACAGCCAGGGGATCACCAGCCACTATTTCCCGCAGATGGATCACGTCGCACTGTTGGCCCAGGATCGATCAGAATTGATCCACCACGTTTCTGACAACGTCCGTTCGATGTGTCGATTGTCGGCAGTACCGCGTCTGGAATCTGAGTCTGACGTCGAACAACGCAAGGACTTGGCAACCGCGTAA
- a CDS encoding bifunctional GNAT family N-acetyltransferase/carbon-nitrogen hydrolase family protein gives MEPLDLAEFEWKMVVRPLTIDDFDDLIALARKCFPGMEPWGRDQIESQLAVFPEGQLCVEIDGKLAASSSSLILEYDAGLEWHNWKAIADSGYIRNHKPKGDTLYGIEIMVDPEFRGMKLSRRLYDARKDLCRRMNLSQIIIGGRIPGYHKFAQEMSAREYIDSVLEKNSYDPVLTAQLSNGFVVRGLTPNYLPSDTESCGYATHAVWSNLEYISGAKRRFHHVIEPIRVCVVQYQLRTIQTFEEFAKQCEFFLDTASDYKCDFVLFPELFTTQLLSLPGVDASRPGQAARQLADYTPKYLDMFTEMAIKYDINVIGGSQFVVENDTLYNVAYLFRRDGSIGKQYKIHITPSERKWWGVNPGKSVEVFDTDCGRIAIQVCYDIEFPELTRIATQKGAQIVFVPFNTDTRHGYLRVRYCAQARCIENHLYVAISGCTGNLPFVENSDIHYAQSGIFTPADAEFARDAIAAECNPNVETVIIHDLDFEQLRRHREQGSVQNWNDRKRDMYKIVYEEDGKTHEI, from the coding sequence ATGGAACCGCTTGATTTAGCTGAATTTGAATGGAAGATGGTCGTTCGCCCACTGACGATCGACGACTTTGATGACCTGATCGCGTTGGCCCGCAAGTGTTTTCCGGGAATGGAACCCTGGGGCCGCGACCAGATTGAAAGCCAGTTGGCGGTTTTCCCCGAGGGGCAACTTTGCGTCGAAATCGATGGCAAACTGGCGGCTTCCTCGTCCAGCCTGATCCTAGAATATGACGCCGGTCTGGAATGGCATAACTGGAAAGCGATCGCCGATTCGGGCTACATTCGAAACCATAAACCCAAGGGTGACACCTTGTATGGGATCGAGATCATGGTGGATCCCGAGTTCCGTGGGATGAAACTTTCGCGGCGTCTGTACGATGCACGCAAAGATCTTTGCCGCCGGATGAATCTATCGCAGATCATCATCGGCGGTCGGATCCCTGGCTATCACAAATTTGCCCAGGAAATGTCGGCTCGCGAGTACATCGACAGTGTGCTGGAAAAGAATAGCTATGACCCGGTGCTGACCGCACAACTGTCCAACGGCTTTGTCGTTCGTGGTCTGACCCCCAACTACCTGCCCTCGGATACGGAATCCTGTGGGTACGCCACGCACGCCGTGTGGAGCAACCTGGAATACATCTCGGGCGCCAAACGCCGATTCCATCACGTGATCGAACCGATCCGCGTTTGTGTGGTTCAGTACCAGTTGCGGACGATCCAGACTTTTGAAGAGTTCGCCAAGCAGTGTGAATTCTTTTTGGATACCGCATCGGACTATAAGTGCGACTTTGTGCTGTTCCCGGAACTGTTCACGACCCAGCTGCTGTCGCTGCCGGGAGTGGATGCTTCGCGGCCAGGCCAAGCGGCCCGCCAACTGGCCGACTATACGCCAAAGTACTTGGACATGTTTACCGAGATGGCGATCAAGTACGACATCAACGTCATCGGTGGGTCACAGTTCGTGGTCGAAAATGACACGCTGTACAACGTTGCCTATCTGTTCCGCCGCGACGGGTCGATCGGCAAACAGTACAAAATTCACATCACGCCAAGTGAACGAAAATGGTGGGGAGTCAATCCAGGGAAATCGGTCGAAGTGTTCGATACCGATTGCGGACGGATCGCGATCCAGGTCTGTTACGACATCGAATTCCCAGAACTGACACGGATTGCAACCCAGAAAGGTGCACAGATCGTCTTCGTGCCATTCAATACGGACACCCGCCATGGATATTTGCGGGTAAGGTATTGTGCCCAGGCGCGTTGCATCGAAAACCACTTGTATGTGGCGATCTCGGGGTGCACCGGGAATTTACCGTTCGTGGAAAATTCCGATATTCACTATGCCCAGTCCGGGATCTTTACCCCCGCCGACGCCGAGTTCGCTCGCGATGCGATCGCGGCGGAATGCAATCCCAACGTCGAAACGGTCATCATTCATGACCTGGATTTCGAACAACTGCGACGGCACCGTGAACAAGGGTCAGTCCAAAACTGGAACGATCGCAAACGCGACATGTACAAAATCGTCTACGAAGAAGACGGTAAAACGCACGAGATTTGA
- a CDS encoding RimK family alpha-L-glutamate ligase, whose product MKLGILSTAPRCYSTRRLVAAAKDRGHKVSVVNTLKCSIDLQSGKPDLYYRGKPIADFDAMVPRIGASITYFGTAVVRQLEQMNVFVSNSSGGISNSRDKLRSMQILSRHHIGMPRTTFVRDRADVIPSIERIGGAPVIIKLLEGTQGVGVILADSIKIAEAIIETLQTAKQNVLVQGFVAESKGRDVRAFVIGDRVIGAMRRVAQGDEFRSNVHRGGQVEAIELDDQYRETAIRAAQIMGLRVAGVDMLEGKDGPQVMEVNSSPGLEGIERATQTDIAGAIVDYCAAHIDFPEMDIRQRLTVSRGYGVCELAVPEGSHFVGMTIAEAAFTDKDINVLTLYRGKTVIPNPKHSRTLEPGDRLLCFGKQESMKGMVPSKTRKQRAPKVKSLDAEMISEAASGSHTS is encoded by the coding sequence ATCAAGCTAGGTATCCTGTCGACCGCCCCTCGTTGCTACAGCACTCGGCGCCTGGTCGCCGCCGCCAAGGATCGTGGGCATAAGGTGTCTGTGGTGAACACCCTGAAGTGTTCCATCGATCTGCAATCCGGCAAGCCAGACCTGTATTATCGCGGCAAGCCCATTGCTGATTTCGATGCGATGGTTCCTCGGATCGGAGCCAGCATCACCTACTTTGGTACCGCCGTGGTGCGCCAACTGGAACAGATGAATGTGTTCGTTTCGAACAGTTCGGGAGGGATTTCCAATAGTCGCGACAAACTGCGCAGCATGCAGATCCTTAGCCGTCACCACATCGGCATGCCGCGGACCACGTTTGTCCGAGACCGTGCGGATGTGATCCCATCGATCGAGCGAATCGGGGGTGCGCCGGTGATCATCAAACTGCTGGAAGGCACCCAAGGCGTCGGAGTGATCTTGGCCGATTCGATCAAGATCGCCGAAGCCATCATCGAAACCCTGCAGACAGCCAAACAGAACGTGTTGGTGCAAGGCTTCGTCGCCGAAAGCAAGGGACGCGATGTACGAGCGTTCGTGATCGGCGATCGAGTGATCGGTGCGATGCGGCGAGTCGCCCAAGGCGACGAATTCCGCAGCAACGTACACCGTGGCGGCCAAGTCGAAGCGATCGAACTGGATGACCAATACCGCGAAACCGCGATCCGGGCCGCCCAGATCATGGGGCTGCGGGTCGCAGGCGTGGACATGTTGGAAGGCAAGGACGGTCCACAGGTCATGGAAGTCAACAGTTCGCCCGGACTGGAAGGAATCGAAAGAGCGACTCAAACCGACATTGCCGGGGCCATCGTCGACTACTGCGCCGCCCATATCGATTTCCCCGAAATGGACATTCGACAACGGTTGACGGTCAGCCGCGGCTACGGTGTTTGCGAACTGGCTGTGCCCGAAGGATCTCACTTTGTTGGCATGACGATCGCCGAGGCCGCGTTCACCGACAAGGACATCAACGTGCTGACGCTGTACCGCGGCAAAACCGTGATCCCCAACCCAAAACATTCACGAACGCTAGAACCGGGTGACCGATTGCTGTGTTTCGGTAAACAGGAATCGATGAAGGGGATGGTCCCCAGCAAGACCCGGAAACAGCGTGCTCCGAAGGTCAAATCGCTGGATGCCGAAATGATCAGCGAAGCAGCATCCGGATCCCACACGTCCTAG